The proteins below come from a single Stutzerimonas stutzeri RCH2 genomic window:
- a CDS encoding DUF748 domain-containing protein, which produces MPNGMKRAFTGVALVLICYSLLGFLILPGIAQRVANQQLANYATVPANLQRIEFNPFSLELSLIDLRIGEPDDRQLAFERLYLDLQWDSLWQRTLHLAAVELWAPYVEARFARDGALNLGQLFEVPEAEPTTSEAGELFPLRIDRLQLMRGHLGFEDKRPSEPIVLIYDSLDFELHNLATRSDGSADARLTASGASGGRIDWQGDLSLQPLASRGSLQVSKLQLKDFWPYVRDAAPLELKDGSLELSTGYRLALDDGFTLTLDNASAAAAQLALDSPDGRKLVRLERLELSETALDLAKQQVIIGKLRSRNLETWAAREADGELDWQKLFASAPAKADASKATAEEQARPAGEPWQVLLRDAQLRDYRVHLADRVPDEEVELALGPLNLDVRDFDSLGNSPFALKLDTGIGKQGAVQASGQLQLSPMSGKLAVTTRDIDLRIAQAYLSPLVHLELRSGMLASELDIDLLGTEPLAFSVRGSVDATQLHTLDTINNRDFIKWQRLQLSGLDYRHPSSLAIDHIDLSQPYARFIINPDLSTNINDLLVERSDPASAAAEQPTPASEPLAIRIGGIGIANGSANFADFSLRPPFVTAIQSLNGEIGTLDNREQKAASVNITGKVDQYAPVSIKGNLTPFDPLQSLDIATSFRQVELTTLTPYSGKFAGYRIRKGRLNLDLHYRIEQGRLNAENKVVLEQLQLGEKVDSPDAVDLPVRLAVALLKDSKGTISIELPVQGNLNDPQFSVMPIVWQTLRNLVVRAAQAPFKFIAGLAGGDDTDLSHIGFEPASSTLDGEARKVLDTLASALKQRPGLRLEVEGMSAGAIDGPLLAEQRLQQEYRETQYRILQRRGDKVPADPSLIRIEAEDEAPLLEGIYRSRLGHQPPSAWAELDAEQRTQQMRQAVLESWADNAALLRRLSRDRAAAIKGYLVDAGLDSERVYLLDTGTAEQPSDGKVVTALHLGSD; this is translated from the coding sequence ATGCCCAATGGAATGAAGCGTGCGTTCACCGGTGTCGCGCTCGTGCTGATCTGCTACAGCCTGCTTGGCTTTCTGATCCTGCCGGGTATCGCCCAGCGCGTCGCCAATCAGCAGTTGGCCAACTACGCCACCGTACCGGCCAACCTGCAACGTATCGAATTCAACCCGTTCAGCCTTGAGCTTTCACTGATCGACCTGCGCATCGGCGAGCCGGACGACCGCCAGCTGGCCTTCGAGCGGCTCTACCTCGACCTGCAATGGGACAGCCTCTGGCAGCGGACCCTGCACCTGGCTGCAGTCGAATTGTGGGCACCGTATGTCGAGGCGCGCTTCGCTAGGGATGGCGCGCTCAACCTTGGTCAGCTGTTCGAAGTGCCAGAGGCAGAGCCGACAACCAGCGAAGCGGGCGAACTCTTCCCGCTGCGTATCGACCGGCTGCAACTGATGCGCGGGCATCTCGGCTTCGAGGACAAGCGTCCGAGCGAGCCTATTGTTCTGATCTACGATTCGCTGGATTTCGAACTGCATAATCTTGCGACTCGCAGTGACGGCAGCGCCGATGCGCGTCTCACTGCCAGCGGCGCGAGTGGCGGACGCATCGACTGGCAGGGCGATCTCAGCCTGCAGCCGCTGGCTTCCCGCGGCTCACTGCAGGTCAGCAAACTGCAGCTCAAGGACTTCTGGCCCTATGTGCGCGACGCTGCGCCGCTGGAGCTCAAAGATGGCAGCCTCGAACTCAGCACGGGCTATCGCCTCGCTCTCGACGACGGCTTCACGCTTACGCTGGACAACGCCAGCGCGGCGGCAGCCCAACTGGCGCTGGATAGCCCGGACGGACGCAAACTTGTGCGCCTGGAGCGGCTCGAGCTGAGCGAAACCGCGCTGGATCTCGCCAAGCAGCAGGTCATCATCGGCAAGCTGCGCAGCCGTAACCTGGAAACCTGGGCCGCCCGTGAAGCAGACGGCGAGCTGGACTGGCAGAAGTTGTTCGCCTCGGCGCCGGCGAAGGCGGATGCCAGCAAGGCCACAGCCGAAGAACAAGCACGGCCAGCCGGAGAGCCTTGGCAGGTGCTGCTACGCGACGCACAGTTACGCGACTACCGGGTACATCTGGCCGATCGCGTTCCGGACGAAGAGGTTGAGCTGGCGCTGGGCCCGTTGAATCTCGACGTCCGCGATTTCGACAGCCTCGGCAACAGCCCCTTCGCCCTCAAGCTGGACACCGGCATCGGCAAGCAGGGTGCGGTCCAGGCCAGCGGACAGCTGCAGCTGAGCCCCATGAGCGGCAAATTGGCGGTGACCACGCGCGACATCGACCTACGCATTGCCCAGGCCTACCTCAGCCCGCTGGTCCATCTCGAGCTGCGCAGCGGAATGCTCGCCAGCGAACTGGACATCGACCTACTGGGCACCGAGCCGCTGGCGTTCAGCGTGCGTGGCAGCGTCGACGCCACGCAACTGCATACCCTCGACACGATCAACAACCGCGACTTCATCAAATGGCAGCGGCTACAGCTCAGCGGCCTGGATTACCGTCACCCAAGCAGCCTGGCGATCGACCACATCGATCTGAGCCAGCCGTATGCCCGCTTCATCATCAACCCCGACCTGAGCACCAACATCAACGATCTGCTGGTCGAGCGCAGCGATCCGGCAAGCGCTGCAGCAGAGCAACCGACGCCGGCGAGCGAGCCGCTAGCCATTCGCATCGGCGGCATCGGTATCGCCAACGGCTCGGCGAACTTCGCCGATTTCAGCCTGCGCCCGCCCTTCGTTACCGCTATCCAGTCGCTGAACGGCGAGATCGGCACGCTCGACAATCGCGAACAGAAGGCTGCCTCGGTGAATATCACCGGCAAGGTGGATCAGTACGCGCCAGTCAGCATCAAGGGCAACCTGACGCCGTTCGACCCGCTGCAGAGCCTGGACATCGCGACCAGCTTCCGCCAGGTTGAACTGACCACCCTGACGCCCTATTCCGGCAAATTCGCCGGTTATCGCATCCGCAAGGGTCGTCTCAACCTGGATCTGCACTACCGGATCGAGCAGGGCCGCTTGAACGCCGAGAACAAGGTGGTCCTCGAACAGCTGCAGCTCGGCGAGAAAGTCGACAGCCCGGACGCGGTGGATCTACCCGTGCGCCTGGCGGTGGCACTGCTCAAGGACAGCAAGGGCACCATCTCCATCGAGCTTCCGGTGCAGGGCAACCTGAACGACCCGCAATTCAGTGTCATGCCGATCGTTTGGCAGACGCTACGCAACCTGGTGGTGCGCGCGGCGCAGGCGCCCTTCAAGTTCATAGCGGGCCTGGCCGGCGGTGACGATACCGACCTCAGCCACATCGGCTTCGAACCGGCCAGCAGCACGCTGGACGGCGAAGCGCGCAAGGTTCTCGACACCCTCGCATCGGCATTGAAGCAGCGTCCAGGGCTGCGCCTGGAAGTGGAGGGTATGAGCGCCGGTGCAATCGATGGGCCGCTCTTGGCCGAACAGCGTCTGCAGCAGGAGTATCGCGAAACCCAGTACCGGATCCTGCAGCGTCGAGGCGACAAGGTGCCTGCCGATCCCTCGCTGATACGCATCGAGGCTGAGGACGAAGCGCCGCTGCTGGAGGGCATCTACCGCAGCCGACTCGGCCATCAGCCGCCATCTGCGTGGGCCGAACTGGATGCCGAACAACGCACGCAGCAGATGCGTCAGGCGGTGCTCGAGTCCTGGGCAGACAATGCAGCACTACTGCGTCGCCTCAGCCGTGATCGCGCCGCGGCGATCAAAGGCTATCTGGTCGACGCCGGCCTGGATTCCGAGCGGGTCTATCTATTGGACACCGGCACCGCAGAACAGCCGAGCGATGGCAAGGTAGTCACTGCACTGCACCTGGGGAGCGACTGA
- a CDS encoding class I SAM-dependent rRNA methyltransferase, protein MPSLDQALRAALETRRPLLEELHQQGTDCYRLFHGSQEGAAGLTVDRYGPQLMVQSFHQPVDALSLESIRNAACEFLGEPLQFVYNDRSQSNSRIDRSATGHQPDDAALEDQVGHEWGLRYRVRARHSGQDPLLFLDLRNARGWVKQHSAGKSVLNLFSYTCGVGLCAAAGGAAEIWNVDFAERNLAVGRENGELNPSLPPMHFVHSDYFPAIRQLAGLPVSARRGRTLPAYPRLAQRQFDLVLLDPPAWARSAFGTVDLLRDYQSLLKPALLATAEDGVLICCNNLAKVSMEDWRTQVLRCAEKAGRPVREWQVLAPAADFPSLDGLAPLKTLILRL, encoded by the coding sequence ATGCCATCTCTAGACCAGGCGCTGCGCGCCGCCCTTGAAACCCGTCGCCCGCTGCTCGAGGAGCTGCACCAACAGGGCACCGATTGCTACCGGCTTTTCCATGGCAGCCAGGAAGGCGCGGCCGGCTTGACGGTCGATCGCTACGGTCCGCAGCTGATGGTGCAGAGTTTCCACCAGCCGGTCGATGCGTTGTCGCTGGAGAGCATTCGGAATGCGGCCTGCGAGTTCCTCGGGGAGCCGCTGCAGTTCGTCTACAACGACCGCTCGCAGAGCAACTCGCGTATCGACCGTAGCGCTACGGGACATCAGCCAGACGATGCCGCACTCGAGGATCAGGTCGGCCACGAGTGGGGGCTGCGCTACCGCGTACGCGCGCGTCACTCCGGTCAGGATCCGCTGCTTTTCCTCGACCTGCGCAACGCCCGCGGCTGGGTCAAGCAACACAGCGCCGGTAAGTCGGTGCTCAATCTGTTTTCCTATACCTGCGGCGTCGGCCTGTGCGCAGCTGCAGGAGGCGCGGCGGAAATCTGGAACGTCGACTTCGCCGAGCGCAACCTGGCGGTTGGGCGGGAGAACGGTGAGTTGAATCCTTCCTTGCCGCCAATGCACTTCGTCCACTCCGACTATTTCCCGGCTATTCGCCAGTTGGCCGGCCTGCCGGTGAGTGCGCGCCGTGGCCGGACGTTGCCGGCGTACCCACGCCTGGCGCAACGCCAATTCGATCTGGTATTGCTCGACCCACCGGCCTGGGCGCGCAGCGCGTTCGGCACGGTGGACCTGCTGCGCGACTACCAGAGCCTGCTCAAACCCGCACTGCTGGCCACCGCAGAAGATGGCGTGCTGATCTGTTGCAACAACCTGGCGAAAGTGTCGATGGAAGACTGGCGGACCCAGGTGCTGCGCTGCGCGGAGAAAGCTGGCCGGCCGGTACGCGAATGGCAGGTGCTGGCGCCGGCTGCCGACTTCCCTTCCCTCGATGGGCTGGCACCGCTGAAGACGCTGATTCTGCGGCTCTGA
- a CDS encoding oxygenase MpaB family protein, with product MEFIRRQIETRVLSLTGLAIGGVDYENPPGDPGLFGPESVCWRVHGDFTSMMVGGISALLLQALHPLALAGVWDHSNFRQDLLGRLRRTGQFISATTFGSRADADRLIERVQRIHAGVTGTAPDGRPYAASDPDLLTWVHVAEVSSFLKSHLRYLNPALPAGEQDRYYAEVALIAERLGAQDVPRSRAQIADYLERVRPQLRSDDRALEILQILRSAPAPSPLLRPFGTLMLHAGVELLPEWAPAMLGLSLSESRRQLIRAGVRRTAPVLRWAVRSGSVHRARRRMGLPPR from the coding sequence ATGGAATTCATCCGCCGCCAGATCGAAACCCGCGTGCTGAGCCTCACCGGCCTGGCAATCGGCGGTGTCGACTACGAAAACCCTCCGGGCGATCCCGGCCTGTTCGGGCCTGAGTCAGTTTGCTGGCGGGTGCATGGCGACTTCACCTCGATGATGGTCGGTGGCATTTCCGCGCTACTGCTGCAGGCCCTGCACCCCCTGGCTTTGGCCGGCGTCTGGGATCACTCGAATTTCCGCCAGGACCTGCTCGGCCGGCTGCGACGCACCGGCCAGTTCATTTCTGCCACGACATTCGGCAGCCGAGCCGATGCCGACCGGTTGATCGAACGGGTCCAACGCATTCACGCCGGAGTGACCGGCACGGCGCCGGATGGCCGGCCGTATGCCGCCTCCGACCCCGACCTGCTGACCTGGGTCCATGTCGCGGAAGTCAGCAGTTTTCTCAAATCACACCTGCGTTACCTGAACCCCGCCCTCCCGGCTGGCGAGCAGGATCGCTATTACGCCGAAGTCGCGCTAATTGCCGAACGGCTCGGCGCCCAGGACGTGCCGCGTTCGCGCGCGCAGATTGCGGACTATCTGGAGCGGGTCCGCCCGCAGCTGCGCAGTGACGACCGCGCATTGGAAATACTTCAGATACTGCGTAGCGCCCCGGCGCCGAGCCCGCTGCTGAGGCCCTTCGGAACGTTGATGCTGCACGCGGGTGTCGAGCTCCTGCCCGAATGGGCCCCGGCAATGCTTGGCCTGTCGCTGAGCGAAAGTCGTCGCCAGCTGATCCGCGCCGGGGTTCGCCGTACCGCACCGGTGCTTCGCTGGGCCGTGCGCAGCGGCTCGGTGCATCGCGCGCGGCGACGCATGGGCCTGCCGCCACGCTAG
- the pgi gene encoding glucose-6-phosphate isomerase: MSYYQHPLDVTGLPSWKALEEHRLDMQNFSMREAFKADPTRFDDLSVSCSGLFLDYSKNLITPETRTLLVNLAREAGVEQAAHAMFEGERINASENRPVLHTALRRPMGESVMVDGKNIMRDVHTALAQMTDIVTRIHNNLWRGFSDKTITDVVNIGIGGSFLGPQLVSEALLPFTQHGVRTHYLANIDGSEFREVTAKLNVETTLFIISSKTFGTLETLKNAQAARTWYLGKGGTEEKLYRHFIAVTSNKQAAVEFGIREKNIFPMWDWVGGRYSLWSAIGLPIALAIGMSNFKDLLSGAYSMDQHFLSEPFESNMPVLLAMLGIWYHNFWGAQSYAFLPYDHYLRNFVKHLQQMDMESNGKSVRQDGTPVSCTTGPVIWGGVGCNGQHAYHQLLHQGTPLIPADFIVPVVSHNPVADHHEWLYANCLSQSQALMRGKTREEAEAELRAKGLDEAEVQRLAPHKVIPGNRPSNTVVMETISPGRLGALIALYEHKVFVQGVIWGINSFDQWGVELGKDLGKAVYNQMTRFDAAPAEDASTQGLIDFFRGRHRG; the protein is encoded by the coding sequence ATGAGCTACTACCAGCATCCGCTCGATGTCACCGGCCTGCCGTCCTGGAAGGCCCTGGAAGAACACCGCCTGGACATGCAGAACTTCAGCATGCGCGAAGCGTTCAAGGCCGACCCGACGCGCTTCGATGACCTGTCGGTTTCCTGCAGCGGTCTGTTTCTCGACTACTCGAAGAACCTGATCACCCCCGAGACCCGTACCCTGCTGGTGAATCTGGCCCGCGAGGCCGGCGTCGAGCAGGCCGCCCACGCGATGTTCGAAGGCGAGCGGATCAACGCCTCGGAAAACCGCCCCGTGCTGCACACCGCCCTGCGCCGCCCGATGGGTGAATCGGTGATGGTCGACGGCAAGAACATCATGCGCGACGTGCACACCGCCCTGGCGCAGATGACCGATATCGTTACCCGCATTCACAACAACCTGTGGCGCGGCTTCAGCGACAAGACCATCACCGACGTGGTGAACATCGGCATCGGCGGCTCGTTCCTCGGCCCGCAACTGGTCTCCGAAGCGCTACTGCCATTCACCCAGCACGGCGTGCGCACGCATTACCTGGCGAACATCGATGGCAGCGAATTCCGCGAAGTGACCGCCAAGCTGAATGTCGAAACCACGCTGTTCATCATCTCCAGCAAGACCTTCGGCACCCTCGAGACGCTGAAGAACGCCCAGGCCGCGCGCACCTGGTACCTGGGCAAGGGCGGTACCGAAGAAAAGCTCTACCGCCATTTCATCGCCGTGACCAGCAACAAGCAGGCGGCGGTGGAATTCGGCATTCGGGAGAAGAACATCTTTCCGATGTGGGACTGGGTTGGTGGCCGTTATTCGCTGTGGTCGGCGATCGGCCTGCCGATTGCCCTGGCCATCGGCATGTCCAACTTCAAGGACCTGCTGTCCGGCGCCTACAGTATGGACCAGCATTTCCTCAGCGAGCCGTTCGAAAGCAACATGCCGGTGCTGCTGGCGATGCTGGGCATCTGGTACCACAACTTCTGGGGCGCGCAGAGCTACGCCTTCCTGCCCTACGACCACTACCTGCGCAACTTCGTCAAACACCTGCAGCAGATGGACATGGAGTCGAACGGCAAGAGCGTGCGCCAGGACGGCACGCCCGTGTCCTGCACTACCGGCCCAGTGATCTGGGGCGGTGTCGGCTGTAACGGCCAACACGCCTACCACCAGCTGCTGCACCAGGGCACCCCGCTGATCCCGGCCGACTTCATCGTGCCCGTGGTCAGCCACAATCCGGTCGCCGATCACCACGAGTGGCTCTACGCCAACTGCCTGTCGCAGAGCCAGGCCTTGATGCGCGGCAAGACACGCGAAGAAGCCGAAGCCGAGCTGCGCGCCAAGGGCCTCGACGAAGCCGAGGTGCAGCGACTCGCCCCGCACAAGGTGATTCCCGGCAACCGCCCGAGCAACACCGTGGTGATGGAAACCATCAGCCCCGGCCGCCTTGGCGCACTGATCGCGCTGTACGAGCACAAGGTTTTCGTCCAGGGCGTGATCTGGGGAATCAACTCCTTCGATCAATGGGGCGTGGAACTCGGCAAGGATCTGGGCAAGGCCGTCTACAACCAGATGACCCGCTTCGATGCCGCGCCGGCCGAGGATGCGTCCACGCAAGGTCTGATCGACTTCTTCCGTGGCCGCCATCGCGGCTGA
- the panD gene encoding aspartate 1-decarboxylase, with the protein MHAIMLKAKLHRAQVTHSVLDYEGSCAIDGEWLDLAGIREYEQIQIYNVDNGERFTTYAIRGEEGSKIISVNGAAAHKAGVGHRVIICAYAHYSEAELANFKPHVLYMGADGELSHTSNAIPVQVA; encoded by the coding sequence ATGCACGCCATCATGCTCAAGGCCAAACTGCACCGCGCCCAGGTGACTCACTCGGTGCTCGATTACGAAGGCTCCTGCGCCATCGACGGCGAGTGGCTGGACCTGGCCGGTATCCGTGAATACGAACAGATCCAGATCTATAACGTCGACAACGGCGAGCGCTTCACCACCTACGCCATCCGCGGCGAGGAAGGCTCGAAAATCATCTCGGTCAACGGTGCCGCCGCCCACAAGGCGGGCGTTGGCCATCGTGTGATCATCTGCGCTTACGCGCACTACAGCGAGGCCGAGCTGGCCAACTTCAAGCCTCACGTGCTCTACATGGGTGCCGACGGCGAACTGAGCCACACCAGCAACGCCATCCCGGTGCAGGTCGCCTGA
- the panC gene encoding pantoate--beta-alanine ligase — MNIVKTIADLRAAVARARSEGKRIGFVPTMGNLHAGHIALVKKAGQRADFVVASIFVNPLQFGPNEDLDSYPRTLAADQDKLFEAGCHLLFAPSVDEMYPHGQAQQTIVRVPGVSEGLCGGSRPGHFDGVSTVVTKLFNMVLPDLAVFGQKDFQQLAVIRTMVRDLNMPVQILSEPIVRADDGLALSSRNGYLTADERATAPVLYRTLKELETAIRGGRRDYPALIAVGLSALQSAGLRPDYLEIRNAIDLQPVSDASSEVVILVAAYLGKTRLLDNLLVDIRTSA, encoded by the coding sequence ATGAACATCGTCAAGACCATTGCCGACCTGCGCGCCGCGGTCGCCCGCGCGCGCAGCGAGGGCAAGCGCATCGGCTTCGTGCCGACCATGGGCAACCTGCATGCTGGCCACATCGCTCTGGTGAAAAAGGCTGGTCAGCGTGCCGACTTCGTGGTCGCCAGCATCTTCGTCAATCCGTTGCAGTTCGGCCCCAACGAGGACCTGGACAGCTATCCGCGCACCCTCGCGGCGGATCAGGACAAGCTCTTCGAAGCAGGCTGCCACCTGCTCTTCGCGCCGAGCGTGGACGAAATGTACCCGCACGGGCAGGCCCAGCAGACTATCGTGCGCGTTCCCGGTGTATCGGAAGGTTTGTGTGGCGGCAGTCGTCCCGGGCACTTCGATGGCGTCTCCACAGTAGTCACCAAATTGTTCAACATGGTCCTGCCGGATCTCGCCGTGTTCGGGCAGAAGGATTTCCAGCAGCTGGCGGTGATCCGCACCATGGTTCGCGACCTGAACATGCCGGTGCAGATCCTTTCCGAGCCGATCGTTCGGGCCGATGACGGCCTGGCATTGTCATCGCGAAACGGATACCTGACTGCGGACGAGCGTGCCACCGCACCCGTGCTGTACCGCACGCTGAAAGAGCTCGAAACGGCGATCCGTGGTGGCCGCCGCGATTATCCGGCACTGATCGCCGTGGGGTTGAGCGCGCTACAATCCGCCGGCCTGCGCCCGGACTACCTGGAGATCCGCAACGCCATCGATCTGCAGCCGGTGAGCGACGCTTCCAGCGAAGTAGTCATCCTTGTCGCCGCCTATCTCGGCAAGACACGACTGCTCGATAATTTGCTCGTCGACATCCGCACATCGGCCTGA
- the panB gene encoding 3-methyl-2-oxobutanoate hydroxymethyltransferase encodes MPDVTLTTLQGLKQKGEKIVMLTCYDATFAKTACDAGVEMLLIGDSLGMVLQGHDSTLPVTVADMAYHTASVKRGNRGAMIVADLPFMANATTEQTLNNSAALMQAGAHMIKLEGTAWLADSIRLLAERGIPVCAHMGLTPQAVNLFGGYKVQGREEAQAQQMLEDAKALEAAGAAMLLLECVPSELAARITRAVQIPVIGIGAGSDTDGQVLVLHDMLGLSLSGRVPKFVKNFMREHGDIPSAIAGYVKAVKATEFPAAEHGFSA; translated from the coding sequence ATGCCAGACGTAACCCTGACCACGCTGCAAGGGCTCAAGCAGAAGGGCGAGAAGATCGTCATGCTCACCTGCTATGACGCCACCTTCGCCAAGACCGCCTGCGACGCGGGCGTCGAGATGCTCCTGATCGGCGATTCACTCGGCATGGTCCTGCAAGGTCACGACAGCACCCTGCCGGTCACCGTCGCCGACATGGCCTACCACACCGCCAGCGTCAAGCGCGGCAACCGTGGCGCGATGATCGTCGCCGACCTGCCATTCATGGCGAACGCCACTACCGAGCAGACCCTGAACAACTCCGCGGCGCTGATGCAAGCCGGCGCGCACATGATCAAGCTTGAAGGCACCGCGTGGCTGGCCGATTCGATCCGCCTGCTGGCCGAGCGCGGCATTCCGGTCTGTGCGCACATGGGTCTGACGCCCCAGGCGGTCAACCTCTTCGGCGGCTACAAGGTGCAAGGCCGCGAAGAAGCCCAGGCACAGCAGATGCTGGAAGACGCCAAAGCGCTGGAAGCAGCCGGTGCGGCCATGCTGCTGCTCGAATGCGTACCCAGCGAACTGGCTGCACGCATCACCCGGGCGGTGCAGATTCCGGTGATCGGTATCGGCGCCGGCAGCGACACCGACGGCCAGGTGCTGGTGTTGCACGACATGCTCGGGCTTTCGCTCAGTGGTCGCGTACCGAAGTTCGTCAAGAACTTCATGCGCGAGCACGGTGACATCCCTTCCGCCATCGCCGGCTATGTAAAAGCCGTCAAGGCCACCGAATTTCCCGCAGCCGAGCACGGTTTCTCCGCATGA
- the folK gene encoding 2-amino-4-hydroxy-6-hydroxymethyldihydropteridine diphosphokinase, with protein MERVYIGLGSNLAEPQQQLRGALQALAELSESSLAAVSSLYASDPLGPADQPRYVNAVAALDTDLAPLKLLDALQRIELAQGRERKAERWGPRTLDLDILLFGDRLIDEPRLTVPHYHMQARAFVLYPLAEIAPLELVFADGRRLADLLTACPFSGLERLSSDSVTAAVTNVTCG; from the coding sequence ATGGAACGCGTCTATATCGGCCTGGGCAGCAACCTGGCCGAGCCGCAGCAGCAACTGCGCGGCGCCCTGCAAGCGCTGGCCGAGCTTTCAGAGAGCAGTCTGGCAGCAGTCTCGTCGCTTTATGCCAGCGACCCGCTCGGCCCAGCCGACCAACCACGCTATGTCAATGCCGTCGCTGCGCTGGATACCGACCTTGCACCATTGAAGCTGCTCGACGCCCTGCAGCGTATCGAGCTGGCCCAGGGCCGTGAGCGCAAGGCCGAGCGCTGGGGCCCACGCACCCTCGATCTGGATATCCTGCTGTTTGGCGACAGGCTGATCGACGAGCCACGCCTCACGGTTCCGCACTATCACATGCAGGCCCGTGCATTCGTGCTCTACCCATTGGCCGAGATCGCTCCGCTGGAACTGGTCTTCGCCGACGGTCGACGGCTCGCCGATCTACTCACGGCCTGCCCGTTCAGCGGCCTCGAGCGGCTATCCAGCGACAGTGTCACCGCCGCGGTAACGAACGTAACGTGCGGGTAA
- a CDS encoding polynucleotide adenylyltransferase PcnB produces the protein MLKKLFQSFRLPLRRIPHPRRTPEILSSRQHSLHRNEISRYAVSVVERLQQAGYEAYVVGGCVRDLLLQLNPKDYDVATSATPEQVRAEFRNARVIGRRFKLVHVHFGREIIEVATFRANHPEEDDDDASHLASRNESGRILRDNIYGTLEDDAQRRDFTINALYYDPTTERILDHTRGVHDIRNRLIRLIGDPEQRYQEDPVRMLRAVRFAAKLDFEIERHSAEPIVELADLLDGIPSARLFDEVLKLFLGGKAERTFELLLEYDLFAPLFPASAAALERDPEYAGTLIRNALANTDLRIQQGKPVTPAFLFAALLWPALPARVLELQNRGMPPIPAMQEAAHDIIWEQCQRTAIPKRFTMPMREIWDMQERLPRRQGRRADQLLENPRFRAGYDFLLLRESAGEQTGGLGDWWTDYQEASESERRNMIRGLSNKDDAGAAKKRRRGGRRRRAPGDNTAAPAE, from the coding sequence ATGCTGAAAAAGCTGTTCCAGTCTTTTCGTCTTCCTCTGCGCCGTATCCCGCATCCCCGCCGCACACCTGAAATTCTGTCCAGCAGGCAGCACTCCCTGCACCGCAACGAGATCAGCCGTTACGCGGTGAGCGTGGTCGAGCGCCTGCAGCAGGCAGGTTACGAGGCTTATGTGGTGGGCGGTTGCGTGCGCGATCTGCTGCTGCAGCTGAACCCCAAGGATTACGACGTCGCCACCAGCGCGACGCCCGAGCAGGTGCGCGCGGAGTTCCGCAACGCGCGGGTGATCGGCCGACGGTTCAAGCTGGTGCACGTGCATTTCGGCCGCGAGATCATCGAGGTCGCCACTTTCCGCGCCAATCATCCAGAAGAGGATGACGACGACGCCAGCCATCTGGCCTCGCGCAATGAGAGCGGACGCATCCTGCGCGACAACATCTACGGCACCCTCGAGGATGATGCCCAGCGCCGCGACTTCACCATCAACGCGCTGTACTACGATCCGACCACGGAGCGCATCCTCGATCACACCCGTGGCGTGCACGACATCCGCAATCGCCTGATCCGCCTGATCGGCGACCCCGAGCAGCGCTATCAGGAAGACCCGGTGCGCATGCTGCGTGCCGTGCGCTTCGCCGCCAAACTCGACTTCGAGATCGAACGGCACAGCGCCGAGCCCATCGTCGAACTGGCCGACCTGCTCGACGGCATTCCCTCGGCCCGCCTGTTCGACGAAGTCCTCAAGCTGTTCCTCGGCGGCAAGGCCGAGCGCACCTTCGAGCTGCTGCTCGAATACGACCTTTTCGCCCCGCTGTTCCCGGCGAGCGCGGCAGCACTGGAGCGCGACCCGGAGTATGCCGGCACGCTGATCCGCAACGCTCTGGCCAATACCGATCTGCGGATCCAGCAGGGCAAGCCGGTAACGCCTGCGTTCCTTTTCGCCGCCCTGCTCTGGCCTGCCCTGCCGGCCCGCGTGCTGGAACTGCAGAACCGCGGCATGCCGCCGATCCCGGCGATGCAGGAGGCCGCGCACGACATCATCTGGGAACAGTGCCAGCGCACCGCAATCCCCAAACGCTTCACCATGCCCATGCGCGAGATCTGGGACATGCAGGAGCGTCTGCCGCGGCGCCAGGGCCGGCGTGCCGACCAGCTGCTGGAAAATCCACGTTTCCGTGCCGGTTACGACTTCCTCCTGCTGCGCGAGAGTGCCGGCGAGCAGACCGGCGGGCTCGGAGACTGGTGGACCGATTATCAGGAGGCCAGCGAAAGCGAGCGGCGCAACATGATTCGCGGGCTCAGCAATAAAGACGATGCCGGCGCAGCGAAGAAGCGCCGCCGTGGCGGGCGTCGCCGCCGGGCTCCGGGCGACAATACCGCCGCCCCGGCCGAGTAA